The Prosthecobacter vanneervenii region CAGCGTTTCCATCAAGATTTTGCGTGTCGCGATGGGGTCTGGCAGCTTCACTCCCGCCGTGTGGCGCGGCGGCACGCAGACGAGCACCTGGGCCTTGAGCTCATGCGCCGCTTCAATGGCATACTTGAGCGAGTCGATGGACTTCTGGCGCTTTGCGGCATCGTCTGAAACCATGTCTGTAAAGTGGCCCCAGTCCAAGCCGCTGACCTCAAGCGGTCTGCCGTTCAGCGCCCTCGCCCATCGAGCGCGGTTGTTGGCGACGCCCCCGCGCAGCTCCACCGCCTCAAAGCCCGCCTTTTCCACAAAGTCGAGCTGCTGATCCAGATCTCCCTGCAGGCCGATGAGCCAGCTGGAAAAGCGCAGCCGCACTTCCGGCTTTTGCGGAACCGCCTCTGTGGCATGCAGCGGATTTTTTGAGGCCAGTGCGTCCAGCGCAGCCAGGCCGCTGCCGAGCAGCCGACGGCGGCTCATGCCAGAAAAAGCGGGGAGTGGTTTGTGTGCGTATTTCATGGTGTGATTGTGTATGTGGTTCAGGTTTCGGTGAGTGCGTCTCTGCGACCG contains the following coding sequences:
- a CDS encoding sugar phosphate isomerase/epimerase family protein; its protein translation is MKYAHKPLPAFSGMSRRRLLGSGLAALDALASKNPLHATEAVPQKPEVRLRFSSWLIGLQGDLDQQLDFVEKAGFEAVELRGGVANNRARWARALNGRPLEVSGLDWGHFTDMVSDDAAKRQKSIDSLKYAIEAAHELKAQVLVCVPPRHTAGVKLPDPIATRKILMETLTPLAGMAAEAGTSIGIEAVRRSSVNCLHTLVEVAGFIRESKCEGLSLVADFCIMMEEETNQTGAVLSGGKYIKQVHLSSRKRTLPGEEKEDEAQFLEGFRGLKMIGYNGFCSFECGKANYQDGVLKSMAFLRDVWARA